A single region of the Dehalococcoides mccartyi genome encodes:
- a CDS encoding DEAD/DEAH box helicase — METAYRFPEIFAINESHNGNLIQQLLSPGFEILVGIEPLEDSRVKGFVLKPRISGASEILVITNAAKVPERFDRVLRVRLKTPTASSTLSSEYKSVKWIKHPKLSQVPASPIDYQSRIHKTLESWQGKFQYIQEVREKNIRGLRLPQIGAIHAVHSHWAVSNRPATIVMPTGTGKTETMLSVLVSTPCQRLLVIVPTDALRSQLFDKFLTLGKLKEIGAISNDASYPIVGLLRHKPRNLTEIDDFFSKCNVVITTMSIVGQCSNKMKEQIASHCKVLFIDEAHHIAAETWSECKEKFASRKIIQFTATPYRNDDKLVGGDIIFNYPLTKAQEEGYFTAINFKSVIEYDPSKSDLIIAEAAIQQLIEDRKHFDHILMARVKSVDRAKQVFKLYEKYSEFNPVQLHTGIKSVKERELIRNKIIEGKSSIVVCVDMLGEGFDLPRLKIAAFHDVKKSLPITLQLVGRFTRFMPDLGEATVIANTAQLDVEEELKKLYSQNPDWNDILRRTSQGLVQKQIDLQKFISNFGTDCKQIPLQNLRPAMSAVIYHTKCEDWKPEDYCSGIPGIGSLEHIHHEINKYDDTLVIVTAKKVPIDWINVGDIFSWEWELYILYWNREQKLLFIHSSTNNGYFKKLAEAVAGEVELVNGPRVFHCFSGINRLRLQNVGLIEQLGRLIRYTMRAGSDVESGLTEAQTRNVIKSNIFGIGYEDGSKVSIGCSYKGRIWSRNITNIEALTKWCSHIGSKILDNTVNAESVLKGTLVPKSISQRPNIMPIAIEWPLIMYKEPETTYDLIFDSETIQPLYNFDIRLTNPTESGELKFEVCSDSKRLEFLLRLYSKNGLPDFAISVIGDQKILIRQRGGYIPLKDYFNTNPPVIWFADGSSLEGNSFTKLNSEYAQFPSQNILTWDWEGTTITKEIQGISKEQDSIQYKVIQKLIEDNCYEVIFNDHGTGECADVVAIKSKDNTICVEFYHCKHSKSSRPGARIDDLYEVCGQAQKNIHWMENPTYLFSHLLAREPIKNRGTEVSRFEFGNKNILLEFKEKISRTHEMKLEIFVVQPGLSKSQVSNIQLGLLSVTENYLMQTYNLFFKVIANS; from the coding sequence TTGGAGACAGCATATCGATTCCCCGAAATATTCGCCATCAATGAATCGCACAATGGAAACTTGATACAGCAGTTACTATCGCCTGGTTTTGAAATTCTAGTTGGTATTGAGCCATTAGAAGATTCTAGAGTAAAAGGTTTTGTTCTTAAACCTAGAATATCTGGTGCTAGCGAGATCCTTGTAATTACAAATGCAGCTAAGGTACCTGAGAGATTCGATAGAGTTTTGAGAGTTAGACTAAAAACTCCGACAGCCTCTTCTACCTTGTCTAGTGAATATAAATCAGTTAAATGGATAAAGCATCCTAAATTATCACAGGTTCCTGCTTCCCCTATAGACTATCAATCTAGAATACACAAGACATTGGAATCTTGGCAGGGAAAATTCCAGTATATACAAGAGGTTAGAGAAAAGAATATTAGAGGTCTTCGTTTGCCCCAAATTGGAGCAATTCATGCAGTTCATTCTCACTGGGCTGTAAGTAATCGCCCAGCCACTATTGTAATGCCAACAGGAACAGGAAAGACAGAAACAATGCTATCAGTTCTTGTGTCAACTCCGTGTCAAAGATTATTAGTAATTGTACCCACAGATGCTTTAAGATCCCAATTATTTGATAAGTTCTTGACTTTAGGCAAGTTGAAAGAAATCGGTGCAATTTCAAATGATGCTTCCTATCCTATTGTTGGTCTCTTAAGACATAAACCAAGAAATTTAACTGAAATAGATGATTTCTTTAGCAAATGCAACGTAGTTATCACGACCATGAGTATAGTTGGTCAATGTTCCAATAAAATGAAAGAGCAAATCGCAAGCCATTGCAAAGTTTTGTTCATCGATGAAGCGCACCATATTGCAGCAGAAACTTGGAGTGAATGTAAAGAAAAATTTGCATCAAGAAAAATAATTCAATTCACTGCGACACCTTATCGAAACGATGACAAACTCGTTGGGGGAGACATTATTTTCAATTATCCATTAACAAAAGCTCAAGAAGAAGGATATTTCACGGCAATCAATTTCAAATCCGTGATTGAGTACGATCCTTCTAAATCAGATTTGATCATTGCTGAAGCAGCTATTCAACAGCTTATTGAGGATCGAAAACATTTTGATCATATTTTGATGGCTCGCGTAAAAAGTGTTGATAGGGCAAAGCAGGTTTTTAAGTTATATGAAAAGTATTCGGAGTTTAATCCGGTTCAGCTACACACGGGTATAAAATCTGTCAAGGAGCGGGAACTAATCCGAAACAAAATAATTGAGGGGAAATCGAGTATTGTAGTATGTGTTGACATGTTGGGAGAAGGATTCGATCTCCCTCGATTAAAAATAGCAGCATTTCACGATGTTAAGAAAAGCTTGCCTATTACACTTCAATTAGTGGGGAGATTTACCCGTTTTATGCCTGATCTCGGAGAGGCAACTGTTATAGCAAATACTGCGCAATTGGACGTTGAAGAAGAACTTAAAAAGCTTTATTCTCAAAATCCCGATTGGAATGATATCCTAAGAAGAACTAGCCAAGGATTAGTGCAAAAACAAATTGATTTGCAAAAATTCATCAGCAATTTTGGCACTGATTGTAAGCAGATACCGTTGCAGAATCTTCGTCCTGCGATGAGTGCGGTCATTTATCATACAAAGTGTGAAGATTGGAAACCAGAAGATTATTGTTCAGGAATTCCGGGTATTGGCTCACTTGAACATATTCACCATGAGATCAATAAATATGATGATACACTTGTCATTGTGACCGCGAAAAAGGTACCTATTGATTGGATAAATGTTGGAGATATTTTTAGCTGGGAATGGGAACTTTACATTTTATATTGGAACAGAGAACAAAAACTTCTTTTCATACATAGCTCAACGAACAATGGTTATTTTAAAAAATTAGCGGAAGCTGTAGCCGGTGAAGTGGAACTAGTTAATGGACCGAGAGTATTTCATTGCTTTTCTGGAATAAATCGTTTAAGGCTCCAGAATGTAGGCCTAATCGAGCAACTTGGACGACTTATTAGATATACAATGAGAGCTGGTTCTGATGTTGAGTCTGGATTGACTGAAGCACAGACACGAAATGTTATTAAATCTAATATTTTTGGAATTGGTTATGAAGATGGTAGTAAAGTAAGTATTGGGTGCTCGTACAAAGGTAGAATTTGGTCCAGGAACATCACAAACATTGAGGCATTAACTAAATGGTGTAGCCATATTGGAAGCAAGATCTTAGATAATACCGTAAATGCAGAAAGTGTGTTGAAAGGTACATTAGTGCCTAAATCTATTTCTCAGAGACCTAATATTATGCCTATTGCTATAGAATGGCCTCTAATTATGTATAAAGAACCAGAAACGACATATGATCTTATTTTTGATAGTGAAACCATACAACCTTTATATAATTTTGATATAAGATTAACAAATCCAACAGAATCAGGGGAATTAAAATTTGAAGTATGCTCAGACAGTAAGCGATTAGAATTTTTGCTCAGGTTATATAGTAAAAACGGTTTACCTGATTTTGCTATATCGGTTATTGGAGATCAAAAAATTCTTATCAGGCAAAGAGGTGGATATATTCCTTTGAAGGATTATTTTAATACTAATCCCCCTGTAATATGGTTTGCGGATGGTTCATCTTTGGAAGGTAATAGCTTTACAAAATTGAATAGTGAGTATGCTCAGTTTCCATCTCAAAACATACTGACATGGGATTGGGAAGGCACCACTATTACAAAAGAAATCCAAGGGATTTCCAAAGAACAAGATTCTATTCAGTATAAAGTAATTCAAAAATTAATAGAAGACAATTGTTATGAAGTCATTTTTAATGACCACGGCACCGGTGAATGTGCAGATGTTGTGGCTATTAAGTCAAAAGATAACACAATTTGTGTAGAGTTTTATCATTGTAAACACTCAAAATCATCCAGGCCGGGTGCAAGAATTGACGATTTATATGAAGTATGTGGACAGGCTCAGAAAAATATTCATTGGATGGAAAATCCGACTTATTTATTCTCACATCTTTTAGCTCGTGAACCTATAAAAAATAGGGGGACGGAAGTAAGTAGATTCGAATTTGGTAATAAAAATATACTCCTAGAATTCAAAGAAAAAATTAGTAGAACTCATGAAATGAAATTAGAAATATTTGTCGTGCAACCAGGGTTATCAAAATCACAAGTATCGAATATTCAACTAGGACTATTAAGTGTAACTGAAAATTATTTGATGCAAACTTACAATTTATTCTTTAAGGTTATCGCAAACTCTTGA
- a CDS encoding NTP transferase domain-containing protein, which produces MNLIVTGEVGSGKSSHCQRYARHLQECGFKTGGVICRPVFQGGIKVGYSAVDIRTSAEAVFSLTDPQADFQGEKVGKYSILQSGLAFACNTIREALKTGCEVIFLDEIGHLEIAGKGLSEQARLAYQKAPHTISVVRKSLLPKFLTAFAPEESSNIFIIHDIDTDADIHPAFFKNKPDQADISCIILAGGKSTRLGSNKVTATLNSQTLLERAVSNLSGYGREILVVTAYGQADEKIKPPPGVRIIQDILPGKGPLAGIYSGLTASKSPFNMVIACDMPFINRPLLEYMKDQITGFEAVVPRLGQKPEPLHAIYSKSAGEKALRLIKEGKSAVSDLLACLKTRYIEEDEINGFDPEHRSFFNINRPEDLEKARNIADT; this is translated from the coding sequence GTGAACCTTATTGTCACCGGAGAAGTGGGCAGCGGAAAAAGCTCACATTGCCAGAGATATGCCAGACACCTGCAGGAGTGCGGTTTTAAAACCGGCGGTGTAATCTGCCGCCCTGTATTTCAGGGAGGTATTAAAGTAGGTTACAGTGCCGTTGATATCCGCACTTCTGCAGAGGCAGTTTTCAGCCTGACTGACCCCCAGGCTGATTTTCAAGGTGAAAAGGTTGGCAAGTACTCTATCCTCCAAAGCGGCCTCGCTTTTGCCTGTAACACCATCAGGGAAGCTCTCAAGACAGGTTGTGAGGTTATTTTTCTTGATGAAATAGGGCATCTGGAAATAGCCGGCAAAGGGCTCTCTGAACAGGCCCGTCTGGCTTACCAAAAAGCACCCCATACTATATCCGTAGTCCGCAAATCTCTTTTGCCAAAATTTCTGACCGCCTTTGCACCGGAGGAATCCAGCAATATCTTCATCATACATGATATAGATACTGATGCAGACATACACCCCGCCTTTTTTAAAAATAAGCCTGACCAAGCTGATATCAGCTGCATTATACTGGCAGGCGGCAAAAGCACCCGCTTAGGCAGCAATAAAGTTACCGCCACCTTAAATTCACAAACACTGCTGGAACGGGCTGTATCTAACCTTAGCGGTTACGGGCGTGAAATTCTGGTGGTTACCGCTTACGGCCAAGCAGATGAAAAAATAAAGCCACCACCCGGTGTAAGAATAATACAAGATATACTGCCGGGAAAAGGGCCTCTGGCCGGTATCTACAGCGGCCTTACGGCATCAAAATCCCCATTTAATATGGTAATAGCCTGTGATATGCCCTTTATCAACCGCCCGCTGCTTGAGTACATGAAAGACCAGATAACAGGTTTTGAGGCTGTCGTACCCAGACTCGGGCAAAAGCCTGAACCTCTCCATGCAATCTACTCTAAATCAGCCGGCGAAAAAGCCCTTCGCCTGATAAAAGAGGGCAAATCTGCGGTAAGTGACCTACTTGCCTGCCTGAAAACACGCTATATCGAAGAAGACGAGATAAACGGCTTCGACCCTGAACACCGCAGTTTTTTCAATATCAACCGCCCGGAAGATTTGGAAAAGGCCAGAAACATAGCAGATACCTAA
- a CDS encoding molybdopterin-dependent oxidoreductase, giving the protein MNKERAAKNPSGGITRANFIKVSALLGGTALLSGCELVTQPRKILGNNDYTLSKPEDIIYSTCQQCATQCSIKVKLIDGVIAKVDGNPFSPWNMMPQLDYKTPVTTSALTDASICPKGHSGAQTSYDPFRLVKVIKRDGPRGSNKWKSIPFDQAVEEIASGGKLFSNVPGEENRTVEGLKDIWALRSPEITKTISTDIKAIWAEKDETKKSALVEAFKEKHRDYLDKFIDPDHPDLGTKNNGFCFMFGRTQGGRVDFIKRFTHDAMGSINAHGHTTVCQGSLFQASKALSARFDSSTGAFLEGDKFYWMADIGKSEFVIFTGASPFEASFGPTSRAMRIADGLDSGRMKYAVVDPRFSKAASKAWKWLPAKPGTEGALALALIRWIFDNNRYDARYLANANKAAANADGEPTWSGSTWLVKIDDKGKAERLLRASDIGLEQGSFSFDTPLIMKNGEPTRFDPNDTVNAAEGELLVDTVINSVRVKSSLQILRDEASSHTLEEWADICGVKADDLAEIAYEFTSHGKKAAADVHRGVSQHTNGFYNALAWWNLNMLIGNYDWQGGMLKGSAYDISGSKAGGPFNLGKMKPGALTPSGVNIVRHGNVYEDTTLFKSQGYPAKRNWYPLSEDIYQEVIPSAGDAYPYPIKALFLHMGSPVYVVPAGHTALEFLTDTAKLPLLVVTDIVVSETSMYADYIFPDLTNMERWEFAGSQNTIPFKSQPVRQPAIAPLVEIVKVFGQDIPLSMEAMLLGLAEKIGLPGFGPDGLGAGIPLSHFDDLYLRMAANLAFGEKADGSDAVPDADEEEIRIFTQARRHMPNNIYNLERWRSLAGENWPKVVYMLNRGGRFQDYEGGYPANQQLGNKYGRLLNVFLEKTTEVKNSQTGAPITGHACYITAGRDCYGQELNDEKNGYDLNLITYREIARTPTTASNYYLNPLLPENTILINQADADRLGLTETDIVRVVSESNPRGVWNLRNGQEWPMNAKLSIMQGIRPGVVAFSLGYGHFAYGGLDITIDGELIPGETKRTKGVNANAAMRVDPYLKNTCLIDTIGGSAVFYDTKVRLEKVNI; this is encoded by the coding sequence ATGAATAAAGAAAGAGCAGCAAAAAATCCCTCCGGGGGTATAACCCGGGCCAATTTTATAAAGGTTTCCGCTTTATTGGGAGGAACCGCCCTGCTGTCCGGCTGCGAACTGGTAACCCAACCCAGAAAGATACTGGGCAACAACGACTATACCCTATCCAAGCCTGAGGATATCATCTACAGCACCTGTCAGCAGTGTGCCACTCAGTGCAGTATAAAAGTAAAGCTGATTGACGGCGTCATTGCCAAAGTGGACGGAAACCCGTTCAGCCCCTGGAATATGATGCCCCAGCTGGACTATAAAACTCCGGTGACAACATCTGCCCTGACAGATGCCAGCATCTGCCCCAAAGGACATTCGGGTGCCCAAACATCATATGACCCGTTCCGACTGGTCAAAGTGATAAAACGTGACGGTCCCCGCGGCTCCAACAAATGGAAGAGCATTCCCTTTGACCAGGCAGTAGAAGAAATAGCCAGCGGCGGCAAACTCTTTTCAAACGTTCCCGGTGAAGAAAACCGCACAGTTGAAGGTTTGAAAGATATCTGGGCATTGCGTTCACCCGAAATCACCAAGACTATCAGCACAGATATAAAGGCTATCTGGGCTGAAAAAGATGAAACTAAAAAATCAGCTCTGGTAGAGGCTTTTAAAGAAAAACACCGGGATTATCTGGACAAATTTATAGACCCCGACCACCCTGATTTGGGCACTAAGAACAACGGTTTTTGCTTTATGTTCGGGCGGACTCAGGGCGGACGGGTGGACTTCATCAAGCGGTTTACCCATGACGCCATGGGCTCTATAAACGCTCACGGGCACACAACAGTTTGTCAGGGCAGTTTGTTTCAGGCATCAAAAGCCCTAAGTGCCAGGTTTGATTCCTCAACCGGCGCATTTCTTGAAGGTGATAAATTTTACTGGATGGCAGACATAGGCAAAAGCGAATTTGTTATTTTTACCGGCGCATCCCCCTTCGAGGCCAGCTTCGGCCCGACCAGCCGCGCCATGCGGATAGCAGACGGACTAGACAGCGGACGGATGAAATACGCCGTAGTAGACCCGCGCTTCTCCAAGGCTGCTTCAAAGGCCTGGAAATGGCTTCCGGCTAAACCCGGCACCGAGGGGGCACTGGCGCTGGCATTAATCCGCTGGATATTTGATAACAACCGCTATGACGCCAGATATCTGGCAAATGCCAATAAAGCCGCGGCTAATGCAGATGGAGAACCTACCTGGAGCGGCTCCACCTGGCTGGTAAAGATAGATGACAAAGGCAAGGCTGAGAGGCTTCTTCGAGCTTCGGATATAGGATTGGAACAGGGCAGCTTCAGCTTTGACACTCCGCTTATTATGAAAAATGGAGAGCCTACCCGGTTTGACCCAAATGACACAGTAAATGCGGCTGAAGGCGAACTGCTGGTTGATACTGTTATAAATAGTGTACGGGTGAAAAGCAGTTTGCAGATACTCCGTGACGAAGCTTCCAGCCACACTCTGGAGGAATGGGCCGATATCTGCGGGGTCAAGGCAGATGACCTTGCCGAAATAGCTTATGAATTTACCAGCCACGGCAAAAAAGCGGCGGCGGATGTCCACCGAGGAGTCAGCCAGCATACAAACGGCTTTTATAACGCCCTTGCCTGGTGGAATCTGAATATGCTTATAGGCAACTATGACTGGCAGGGAGGCATGCTCAAAGGCTCTGCCTATGACATCAGCGGCAGCAAAGCCGGTGGCCCCTTTAATCTGGGCAAGATGAAACCCGGCGCACTCACACCATCCGGTGTAAATATAGTAAGGCACGGAAATGTATACGAGGATACCACCCTATTTAAGAGTCAGGGCTACCCGGCCAAGCGGAACTGGTATCCCCTTTCGGAAGATATTTATCAAGAGGTTATCCCTTCGGCAGGAGATGCTTATCCCTACCCTATCAAGGCTCTTTTCCTGCACATGGGTTCACCTGTTTACGTAGTCCCGGCCGGCCATACCGCTCTGGAGTTTCTGACAGATACGGCGAAATTGCCCCTGCTGGTTGTTACGGATATAGTGGTCAGTGAAACATCCATGTATGCAGATTATATTTTCCCGGACCTGACCAATATGGAACGCTGGGAATTTGCCGGCAGCCAGAATACTATCCCGTTCAAATCCCAGCCGGTCAGACAGCCCGCTATTGCCCCGCTGGTGGAAATAGTAAAAGTATTCGGGCAGGATATTCCCCTTTCAATGGAAGCCATGCTGCTGGGTCTGGCCGAAAAAATAGGCTTGCCGGGATTCGGGCCGGACGGACTGGGCGCAGGTATCCCTCTTAGCCATTTTGATGACCTTTACCTTAGGATGGCAGCAAATCTGGCTTTCGGTGAAAAAGCTGACGGCTCTGATGCTGTGCCTGATGCAGACGAAGAAGAAATACGGATATTTACCCAAGCCAGACGCCATATGCCAAACAACATTTACAATCTTGAACGCTGGCGAAGCCTGGCGGGTGAAAACTGGCCAAAGGTTGTATACATGCTGAACAGAGGCGGCCGCTTCCAGGACTATGAGGGTGGCTACCCGGCTAATCAGCAGCTGGGCAACAAATACGGCCGTCTGCTCAATGTATTTCTGGAAAAAACCACCGAAGTTAAAAACTCGCAAACGGGTGCGCCCATTACCGGCCATGCCTGTTATATTACCGCCGGGCGTGATTGCTACGGGCAGGAACTGAATGACGAAAAGAATGGGTATGACCTGAACTTAATCACCTACAGAGAGATTGCCCGCACTCCCACCACCGCCAGCAACTATTATCTGAACCCCCTGCTGCCTGAAAATACGATACTTATTAATCAAGCTGATGCGGACAGGCTTGGCTTGACCGAAACAGATATAGTCAGGGTAGTATCCGAAAGCAACCCCAGGGGTGTCTGGAATCTGCGTAACGGGCAGGAATGGCCCATGAACGCCAAACTAAGCATTATGCAGGGTATCCGCCCCGGGGTAGTAGCCTTCTCACTGGGGTACGGCCACTTTGCCTACGGTGGGTTGGATATCACCATTGACGGTGAGCTGATTCCGGGTGAGACAAAACGTACCAAGGGTGTCAATGCCAACGCTGCCATGAGAGTAGACCCCTATCTGAAAAATACCTGCCTGATTGATACCATTGGAGGCAGTGCAGTTTTCTACGATACCAAGGTCAGACTGGAAAAAGTTAATATCTAA
- the nrfD gene encoding NrfD/PsrC family molybdoenzyme membrane anchor subunit, producing the protein MNWKRIALGILILSLAAGVWGFLMLLNNGQQMLGLGSFVVWGLWMALYVFFASTAAGMFFIASLDLLFKVKTFAGTGKIFMLASLTSLGAGLVHILINEGRPERVMNVFLHPNFDSVLAWSVWIYTLIALATAAILFVLFMPQKRLPFRKEPVIKWLMILGFPVAVIASGAVGFTLSTQSSHSFWSVGLFPVLFPIFGMSAGFALSRIIVALYGDKTSPGYPRLAKTMVISTMTLLLAITYIIGSVLFVGIYDATPPTIEAANYIMFGQYWYGFWIVQMGLGIVVALGALIKILSKPGLSKKPAWGLTVGVLVLIGAAVARLNFIIPAQIVAGADFLSSPIVDGRYIDSYIPSLPEWALSAGITAAVILVFYIVAKMMKLIPIRIGNEEAGDE; encoded by the coding sequence ATGAATTGGAAAAGGATAGCACTGGGCATATTAATCCTTTCCCTTGCTGCCGGAGTCTGGGGGTTTCTGATGCTCCTCAACAACGGTCAGCAAATGCTCGGCCTAGGCAGTTTCGTAGTCTGGGGCTTGTGGATGGCACTCTACGTGTTTTTTGCCAGTACCGCAGCCGGTATGTTTTTCATAGCATCGCTTGATCTTCTTTTTAAAGTTAAAACTTTTGCCGGCACGGGTAAAATATTCATGCTGGCTTCACTGACCAGCCTGGGTGCCGGTCTGGTACATATTCTTATCAATGAAGGCCGACCCGAACGGGTTATGAACGTATTTTTGCACCCGAATTTTGATTCGGTGCTGGCCTGGTCCGTCTGGATTTATACCCTGATTGCACTGGCTACAGCCGCAATTTTGTTTGTTCTGTTTATGCCTCAGAAACGCCTGCCTTTCCGCAAAGAACCGGTAATAAAATGGCTGATGATTCTGGGCTTTCCGGTAGCAGTCATTGCCAGCGGCGCGGTCGGCTTTACCCTTTCCACCCAATCTTCCCATTCATTCTGGAGCGTAGGACTTTTCCCTGTACTCTTCCCTATCTTCGGTATGTCCGCCGGATTCGCCCTTTCACGTATAATAGTTGCCCTGTACGGGGATAAAACCAGCCCCGGCTATCCCCGTCTAGCCAAGACTATGGTTATTTCCACCATGACCCTGCTGCTTGCCATTACCTACATAATAGGCTCAGTGCTGTTTGTGGGCATATATGACGCTACCCCGCCTACTATTGAGGCCGCCAACTATATAATGTTCGGACAGTACTGGTACGGCTTCTGGATAGTCCAGATGGGTCTGGGTATTGTGGTAGCTCTGGGTGCATTGATAAAAATCCTGTCCAAACCCGGTTTATCTAAGAAACCGGCTTGGGGACTTACCGTAGGCGTTCTGGTACTGATTGGGGCGGCTGTTGCCCGTTTAAATTTTATCATTCCGGCTCAGATAGTGGCCGGGGCAGATTTCTTATCCAGCCCCATAGTAGATGGCCGATACATAGACAGTTATATCCCCAGCCTGCCCGAATGGGCACTTTCAGCGGGTATTACCGCCGCCGTCATTCTGGTATTTTACATTGTAGCCAAGATGATGAAACTGATACCTATCAGAATTGGAAATGAGGAAGCCGGTGATGAATAA
- a CDS encoding ferritin family protein codes for MPEFGSPFSGMAKSQPLSNEELIRAIRFMVAAEYEAIQLYMQLAESTTNRLAIEVLRDIANEEKVHAGEFLRLLKELAPDEESFYADGAKEVEEEIEKRKNK; via the coding sequence ATGCCAGAGTTTGGATCACCCTTTTCCGGCATGGCCAAAAGCCAGCCACTGAGTAATGAAGAACTTATCCGTGCGATAAGGTTTATGGTAGCAGCCGAATATGAAGCTATCCAGCTATACATGCAGTTAGCCGAATCTACAACAAACAGGCTGGCTATAGAAGTACTCAGAGATATTGCCAATGAAGAAAAAGTACACGCAGGTGAATTCCTCAGGCTTCTGAAGGAGCTTGCCCCCGACGAAGAATCTTTCTACGCTGACGGAGCTAAAGAAGTAGAAGAGGAAATAGAAAAACGCAAAAACAAGTAG
- a CDS encoding S24 family peptidase yields the protein MATALNVDVSELYEAAGIYATESGKRHIETPDEILERLRLASPIAVPVYTDFVIHAGDNVEAPIEYIYLARPKATGKNIEAYLIKGQCMEPDIRDGDIAIVDRDTVPEKGNIILCLINNEIVIGRYLMDKEGKPYIQNGHGKHDLKECQATAVVINISRNMR from the coding sequence TTGGCTACAGCATTGAACGTTGATGTTTCTGAACTATATGAAGCAGCTGGAATATATGCTACAGAAAGCGGTAAACGTCACATAGAAACGCCTGATGAGATTTTGGAACGCCTAAGATTGGCTTCGCCCATAGCCGTACCGGTTTATACAGATTTCGTCATTCATGCCGGTGATAATGTTGAAGCCCCGATTGAATATATCTACCTGGCCCGGCCTAAAGCCACTGGCAAGAATATAGAGGCTTACCTAATAAAAGGGCAGTGCATGGAACCAGATATCCGGGACGGGGATATTGCCATTGTTGACCGCGACACAGTCCCGGAAAAAGGCAATATAATCCTCTGCCTGATAAACAATGAGATTGTTATCGGCCGCTACCTAATGGACAAAGAAGGCAAGCCCTATATCCAGAATGGCCACGGCAAACATGACCTGAAAGAGTGCCAGGCCACAGCCGTAGTTATTAACATATCCAGAAATATGAGATAA
- a CDS encoding single-stranded DNA-binding protein, with protein MDQKYERKSYCEMKIHRARVTKEPVMTYTPTGKAVTRFSVSYGGYWDKEKKEETVASTWKNIKCWGTLAENTYRELKKGQFVYLEGIEDTSEYKGKKYDSLTAEDIQIELDTGERQLLAESNNKEKAGKH; from the coding sequence ATGGATCAGAAGTATGAACGCAAATCTTATTGTGAGATGAAAATCCACAGGGCAAGGGTAACCAAAGAGCCGGTAATGACCTATACACCCACCGGCAAGGCCGTAACCAGGTTCTCGGTAAGTTACGGCGGTTATTGGGACAAGGAAAAGAAAGAGGAAACCGTAGCCTCTACCTGGAAGAACATTAAATGCTGGGGAACTCTGGCCGAAAACACTTACCGCGAGCTGAAAAAAGGTCAGTTTGTCTACCTGGAAGGAATAGAAGACACCAGTGAATACAAGGGCAAAAAGTATGACTCCCTAACGGCCGAAGATATCCAAATAGAACTTGATACCGGCGAACGCCAGCTACTAGCTGAAAGCAACAATAAGGAAAAAGCCGGCAAACACTAG